Below is a window of Halomicrobium mukohataei DSM 12286 DNA.
TCGCGAACCGAGAGTGTCACACGCTCTTGGCCCCGGGTGTGGCCGGCGGTCGGCCACGGAGATCCGCAGTCAGATCCTCATACGGGCAGTTGTAGACACGTTCCCGGTCGATCGCACACCGTCGTGCGATCAATCCGGCGAGGAACTACAACTGTCCGTATCAGCACTCCGACCAGCCACAGGACTCGCAGGTCTTGCAGCCTTCGGAGTAGTACAGCGACAGCGAGCTACACTCCGGACACTCCGGATTCTCGCCCGCGTCGATCAGTTCCTGCTGGTCGGCGTCGGTGGCCTCGCCCGGCGACGACGGTTCTGTGCCCGCCGCGTCCGTGGCCGAACTGTCGGCGGTGACGGCACCGCCGTCGGTCTCGGGCACGTTCGGATCCGCACTGCCCGCCTCGTCTTCGGCGGTCTGTTCGAGCGTGGCCTGGTCCGGGTACGCCTTGTCGATTTCGTCGTCGAGATAGCGACGCATCGCCGTGCCGATGGCGTCGGGGATCGACTGGATCTGTTCGCCCTTGTCCCAGGCGACCTTGGGCGAGCGGATGCCCTGCAGTTCGTCTGCGATCTCCTTGGGATCGACGCCCGAACGGAGCGCCGTCGAGATGGTCTTGGCCAGGGCCTCGGTGAAGGAGGCCGTAAAGCCGCCGGAGTTCCCGATGTTGGCGAACAGCTCGAAGGGCCGTTCCCGCTCGGGGTCCTCGTTGATGTTGACGTACAGCTTCCCGTAGCCGGTGTCGATGCGCTGGGTGACGCCGTGGAGCACGTCCGGTCGGCTCTGCTTCTCGGCGAACGGGCTGGTCTCGGGCTGCTCGCCGTCGGCCACTTCCAGCAGCGACTCGACCTGCTGATCGAGTGCCTCCTGGACGGCCTCGTGTTCGAGGAAGCCCTCGATGCCGTCGAAGACCTCCTCGATCTGGGCGACGATCTCGCCCTCGTCCATGTCTGCGAACTCGGCGTTCTGGGCCCGCGTCGTCAGCACTTGCTTGCTGCGGGTGCCGTCGCGGTAGTAGGTGACGCCCTTGCCGCCGTGCTCGTAGATGTACTCGAACACTTCCCGGGCGTCCTCGAGCGTGGAGTCGTTGGGCGCGTTGACCGTCTTCGAGATCGCGGAGTCGACGCCCTGCTGGCAGGCACACTGGATGCCGGCGTGTTCTTTCGGCGTGAGGTCGCCGGTCGTGACGAACAGCTCGCCGATGGCGTCGGGCACCGTCGTCAGGCCGTCGACGCCGTCGAAGGCGTTGTCGGCCATCTGCTCTTGGGCCTCCTCCTTGACGGCATCGACGTCGATGCCGTTCTCCTCCAGCACGCGCAGGAAGTAGTCGTCGAACTCGACGAGCATCTCGTCGCCTTGCACGTCGTCGGAGACGTTCTTGTAGTAGGCGACGTTGTAAATCGGCTCACAGCCGCCGGTGGTGTTGCCCACCATCGAGGTGGTGCCAGTCGGCGCGATCGTGGTGGTGTTGTGGTTGCGGATCGGGAAGCCCTCGGCCCACTCGTCGGCGTCGAGGCCGGTCTGGGACTCGAACCACTCCCGGTAGGCCGTCGGGTCCGCGTACTTGGAGTTGTCCCACTCGTCGAAGGTGCCCCGATCCTCGGCGAGTTCGTGGCTGGCCCACTTCGAGCCGTGGTTGATCTGGCGCATGATCTGGCGGGCGATCTCGTCGCCCTCCTCGGAGCCGTACTTGACCCCGAGCTGGATGTACAGCTGGGCCAGTCCCATGATGCCCAGCCCGATCTTGCGCATCTCTCGGACCTTCTCCTCGATCTTCTCGACCGGGAAGTCCGACATCGTGACGACGTTCTCGAGGAAGCGCGTTCCCAACTCGATGCGGCGCTGGAACTCCTCGTTGTCCAGCGCGTCGTCGAGGAAGGCATCGACGGCGTCTTCGAGCGCATCGTACTCGTCGGCGTGGGCGTCGGACCAGACACGCCAGTCCGGGGCGTCCTGGTCGGCCAGCGTCGAGAGGTTGATGTGCCCGAGGTTACAGGCCTCGTACTCCTCCAAGGGCTGTTCGCCGCAGGGATTCGTCGCGAGGATGCGGTGGTCGGGGTGTTCCTCCACGTCGAAGGAGTGTTGCTTGTTGACGCGTTCGAGATAGATCACGCCCGGTTCGCCGTTCTCGTGTGCGCCGCCGATGATGCGCTCCCAGAGCTTCTCTGCGGGGATCGACAGCACTTCGCCGGCCTCGACGTACTCGCCGAGGTCGAACATCTCGTACAGTTCCTGGGTCTCCTCGGTGGCGACGTGGGGCTCGTTCGTCCGCGGGTTGGTGAAGGTGAACTCCTCGCCGGCCTCCAGTGCGTCCATGAAGTCGTCGGTGATGCCGACGGAGATGTTGAAGTTCGAGAGGTGACCCTCGACGGCGTTGCGGAGGTGCTTCGGGACTTTGCCGTCCTCGTCGATGAGTTCGCGGGCCTCCTCCAGGGCCTCGGCGAAGGAGTTGTGCGTGAAGTCGTCGGGGTCGTTCAGTCGCAGGGTCTCGGCCAGCGAGACGTCCTTGTTCTTGGCGTGGATGAACTGGATGACGTCCGGGTGCGAGACGCGCATGACGCCCATCTGAGCGCCACGGCGGGCACCACCCTGTGCGATCGTCTCGCACATCTGGTCGTAGGTGCGCATGAACGTGATTGGGCCAGAGGCGATGCCGCCGGTCGAGCCGACCTGATCGCCGTACGGCCGCAGTTGCCAGAAGGCGTATCCCATGCCACCGCCCGACTGGAAGACCTGTGCGGCCTCCTTGGCGGTCTGGTGGATGTCGTCGATGTCGTCGTCGGGCGAGTCGACGAAACAGGCCGAGAGCTGCTGGAGTTCGTCACCGGCGTTCATCAGCGTCGGCGAGTTCGGCATGAACGACAGGTTCTCCATCGCGTCCTGGAACTCGCCGGCCACGTTCTCGACGTGGTCTCGTAGCTCGTCGGGCAGTTCGGGGACGACGGTGTCGTACGCGAACTTGTTGACGTTGTACACCGACAGCTCGGTCTCGGCGTCGTCGCCGACGGTGGTTCCCTTGCCGAACACTTCCCCGGCGAGTTCGTCACGCCGCGGGTGATCGGGTTTGAGCTGGTCCGGGGTGACCGTCACGTCGACGCCCCGTTTGTCGGCTTCGAAGACGGCTTCGGCCAGGGCGACGTTCTTCCCGACCCGATCGAACAGATCCTCTTGCTGTTCGATCAGTTCGCCGTCGGCGTCCTTGCGGAGATAGCGGGCGGGCAGAATGTTGTGGTAGGCGTTGCCAGTGAGTCGGTCTTCGAGCGTGTCGCCGGTCGTCCGCTTGATCGGCAGCTGTACCTCGTCGGCACCTGCACCTGCGTCGCTCATTCCTCGGTCCTCCTGCCGACAGTGGCCGTCTGTCGGGCGATACCCCTCTCGATGATGCGTGTAGATCCTCTCATTCGTAACGACGGTTGTGTTTGTACGGACTGCTAAATACCCAGCGATACGTGTCCCCGCGGGCACGCGGCGGGAGACAGACCGCCGGGTGGTTTCGACGCTATGCGAAGTATCACTGGTGGGTAATATCAGCCACGATCCAGCGGGCAGCGCACGCGATTCGCTGTACGATACATAGCAAACGCCGACAGTACATTAATGGAGTGAGACCGGAGTGAAAGTGAAAACCAGGTCCCGGAAACCACTAGACGAGAGCCGAAATTTCAGTCGAAATAGTCGGGGGTTTCGACTGGAGATTCCGCAGACGGCCGGCGAGGATCGCCGGTCGATCGCGCCGCGCCGTCGTCGTTCAGTCTTGCATTTTTTGTTTCTGATACGTTCGCCGTGTCCCGGCGCGACGGCGCGGCCAGTGAGCACGGCGACAAAGCATATGCCGATGGGCGGTGAGGGGCCAGTATGCTCCTGACTATCGGCGGGTTCGGAACGATCCCCGCCCTGCTGGTCGGCCTCGCCGCGCTGGCTGTCGTGATCTTGATCGGGCGGATCGTCCTCAAGTTCGCGTGGCGACTGGTCGTTCTCGCCGCGGTCGCCGTCGGCGTGCTCTACCTGCTCGGACTGTTCGGCATCTCCGTGCTCTGATACGGACGGTTGTAGGCGTTTACCCAGTCGACCGCACGACGGCGTGCGGTCGATCTGGTAAAGACCTACAACTTTCCGTATGATCGAGTCGACAGACGCCGCCAGGTTCAGAGGCCGTCGAGAAAGTTCTCGATGAGGTCGTGGCCGACTGCGGTCAGCACCGACTCGGGATGGAACTGGACCGCCTCGATGGGGTACTCGCGGTGGCGGACGCCCATCACTAGTTCGACCGTCCCGTCGTCGGTCGCCACGCCGGTCGTGGCCGTCACGTCGAAGCAGTCGGGCACCTCGTCGGCGATCAGCGAGTGGTAGCGACCGGCCTGGAACCCCTGATCGAGTCCGGCGAAGACGCCCTGGCCGTCGTGGTCGATCGGGAACGCCTTCCCGTGGATCGGTTCGGGTGCGCGGCCGACCGTTCCGCCGTACTCGTAGACGGCGGCCTCCAGCCCCAGACAGACGCCGAGCGTCGGGACTTCGGGGCTGACTTCTCGTAGCACGTCCATCGTGACGCCCACGTCGCGGTCGTTCTTCGGGTGGCCCGGACCGGGGGAAATGACGATGGCGTCCGGATCGACGGCCCGGACCTCGGCGAGCGTCGCGGTGTTGCGCAGTACCTCGGTGTCGGCGTGTTCCGAGACGTACTCGACGAGGTTGTAGGTAAAGGAGTCGAAGTTGTCGATAAAGAGCACGAGCGGCCGGTCGTCGCCGGCCGCCTCGTCGCCGCTCATCGGGACACCTCCTCGTTCGCGTCGGCCGCGGGTGCTCGGATGCGCTCTACGGCGTCTAGCACGCCGCCCATCTTGTTCTCGGTCTCCTCGTACTCCGACCCGGGAACGGAGTCGGCGACGATTCCCGCACCGGCCTGGACGGTCGTGCGCTGGGTCCGGTCGCCATCGACGCCTGCTGGGGTATCACAGTCCTCGACCGTCGCCGACCGGATCACGATCGCGAAGTCCGTGTCGCCGGTCCAGGAGAAGTAACCGACGCCGCCGCCGTAGACCCCGCGTGGCGACCGCTCCAGTTCGTCGATGATCTCCATGGCCCGGATCTTGGGCGCACCCGAGAGCGTCCCCGCCGGAAACGTGGCGCGCGCGGCGTCGAAGGCGTCCGCTCCCTCGTCGAGCGTGCCGGTCACGGTCGATTCGATGTGCTGGACGTGGCTGTACTTGAGGACGTTCATGAACTCCTCGACGCGGACGCTCCCGGGCTCTGCGACCCGACGCACGTCGTTGCGCGCGAGGTCGACCAGCATCGTGTGCTCGGCCCGTTCCTTGTCGTCGGCGAGCATCTCGCCCGCGAGGCGGCGGTCCTCGACCGGACTCGTCCCGCGCGGACAGGTCCCCGCGATCGGATTCGAGACGATCCGGTCGTCGGCCACGGAGACGAGCGTCTCGGGGCTCGCGCCGACGATGCTCAGCCCGTCGTAGTCGAGCAGGTACATGTACGGCGACGGGTTGACCGCCCGCAGCGACTCGTACAGCGCCAGCGGGTCCATCTCACCGTACAGTTCCCGCTTGCGCGAGATGACGCCCTGGTAGATGTCGCCGCTGAGAACGGACTCCTTGGCGTGCTCGACGGCGTCTTCGTACTCGTCGCGCGGCCCGGCCTCTTCGTGGGCGGGGACGAAGCTGCCGGTCTCGAGGTCCGTGGCTCCGTCGAGGACGGCCTCGACCCGCTCGACCTCGTCGAGGAGCGCGTCGTAGCGTGCGCGGGGATCCTCACCGGGTCGGACGATCGGAGTGAACACGAGCGCGGCCGTCTCCTCGACGTGGTCGAAGCGCAGCGTCGTCGTCGTCAGCGCGAACTGTGCGTCGGGGAAGCGAGAGTCCGGCCGGTCGAGTCCGACCTCGTCGAGCCAGAGGTCGTAGACGGCGTCGTAGGCCAGGAAGCCGACGAGGCCGCCGTCGAGGTGTTGGCGATCGTGGTCCGGGAAGCCCCGCAGCTCCACGTCCGGCATGGCCGCCCGGAGATCGTCTAACACGTCGCCCCCGTCGGTCGTCACGAGGTCGGCGATCCGGTCGTCGAAGACCTCGACGCTGGTCTCGTCGTCGACCGTGATCACCGCGTCGGCGTCGTAGCCGACGAACGAGTAGCGGGCGTGGCGGTCGTCGGTCGCCGGTGCGAACGCGCCGTCTGGGTCGCTGGAGGCGACCTTCTCCGCGCTTTCGAGCAGGAAGGTGTGGCCGCCTTTGCCGGGGGCACCGTCCGCGGTCCGGCCGGTCAGCGCGGCGTAGGCCGCCAGCGGCTCCACGTCGGCCGACAGCTCCGCGACCGCTCGCACGGAGACCGGTCCGTCGGCGGTCGCTCGGTCGACGAACGTCTCGCGGTCGATATCGAGGGTCACCGTCCCGCCTCCACGGCCGCGGCGTCGGCGCGCTTCGCCTGCTGGACGAACGCCCGGACGGCGTCGTGGTCCTTGACGCCGCCTTCGGCCTCCACTCCGGAGGCCACGTCGACGCCGAACGGCCGGACCGTCCCGACGGCGTCGCCCACGTTCTTGGGGGTGAGTCCCCCCGCGAGGACGACCGGCGCGTCCAGCGTGTCGACGATCTCGCGCGTCCGATCCCAGTCGTGGGTCTCGCCGGTGCCGCCGCCGCCCTCGGCGTCGACCGAGTCCACGAGGAGGGCGTCCGCGGCGTCGGCGTACGCCTCGATCTCGGCGTGTTCGGCGTCGACGACGGCCACCAGCTGCGCGTCGACGCGCCGTCGGAGCGCGCCCAGCTGTGTCGGAGTCAACCCGTCGTGGACCTGCACCACGTCTGGCTGGACGGTCTCGACGCGGCGGGCTACGGACTGGACGGCCTCGGGCATCGTCACCAGCACGCTCGTCACGAGCGGTGGCACGCCGGCCACGAGCGCGGCCGCGGTCTCGTCGTCGACCTCGCGGGGCGTGTCCACGCTGACGCCGTTGATGACACCAATCGCGTCTGCGCCCGCGGCGACGACGGCCTCGCGGTCCTCGCGACGAGTGATTCCACAGACCTTGACCCGCGTCATGCCTCGCCTCTGAGCTCGTCGAACTTCCGGGCGGCGTCGCCGGACTCGATCGCCTCGCGAGCCGCCTCGACGCCGGCCTCGTGGCTGTCGGCTTCACCGGCGACGTAGATCGCCGCGCCCGCGTTCGCGAGGATGATGTCCTGTTTCGGTCCGGTGACGGTCCCCTCGACGATCCCTCGCAGGTCCTCGGCGTTTTCTTCGGGCGTGCCGCCGGCCACGTCTTCGATGTCGGCCGTCGTCAGTCCGATGTCCTCCGGGACGAGCGTGTACTCCTCGATCTCGGAACCGGTGACCTCTGCGACGACGGTCTCTCCGTGGATCGCGATCTCGTCGAGGCCCGATCCGTGGACGACCATCGCTCGCTCGACGTCCATCCGAGCCAGTGCCTCCGCGATCGTCGACACGAGGGCCGGATCGTAGACGCCGAGCACCTGCGCGTCCGCACCGGCGGGGTTGGTCAGCGGTCCGAGGATGTTGAAGATGGTCCGCATGCCGAGTTCCTTGCGCGGGCCGATGACGGCCTTCATCGCCGGGTGGAAGACGGGCGCGAGCATGAACCCGATCCCGTCGTCCTCGATGGCCTGCTCGACCTGTGGCGGTTCGGCCTCCACGTCGACGCCGGCCACCTCCAGCACGTCCGCGCTCCCCGACGAGGAGGAGACTGAGTAGTTACCGTG
It encodes the following:
- the trpG gene encoding anthranilate synthase component II, producing the protein MSGDEAAGDDRPLVLFIDNFDSFTYNLVEYVSEHADTEVLRNTATLAEVRAVDPDAIVISPGPGHPKNDRDVGVTMDVLREVSPEVPTLGVCLGLEAAVYEYGGTVGRAPEPIHGKAFPIDHDGQGVFAGLDQGFQAGRYHSLIADEVPDCFDVTATTGVATDDGTVELVMGVRHREYPIEAVQFHPESVLTAVGHDLIENFLDGL
- a CDS encoding adenosylcobalamin-dependent ribonucleoside-diphosphate reductase, with translation MSDAGAGADEVQLPIKRTTGDTLEDRLTGNAYHNILPARYLRKDADGELIEQQEDLFDRVGKNVALAEAVFEADKRGVDVTVTPDQLKPDHPRRDELAGEVFGKGTTVGDDAETELSVYNVNKFAYDTVVPELPDELRDHVENVAGEFQDAMENLSFMPNSPTLMNAGDELQQLSACFVDSPDDDIDDIHQTAKEAAQVFQSGGGMGYAFWQLRPYGDQVGSTGGIASGPITFMRTYDQMCETIAQGGARRGAQMGVMRVSHPDVIQFIHAKNKDVSLAETLRLNDPDDFTHNSFAEALEEARELIDEDGKVPKHLRNAVEGHLSNFNISVGITDDFMDALEAGEEFTFTNPRTNEPHVATEETQELYEMFDLGEYVEAGEVLSIPAEKLWERIIGGAHENGEPGVIYLERVNKQHSFDVEEHPDHRILATNPCGEQPLEEYEACNLGHINLSTLADQDAPDWRVWSDAHADEYDALEDAVDAFLDDALDNEEFQRRIELGTRFLENVVTMSDFPVEKIEEKVREMRKIGLGIMGLAQLYIQLGVKYGSEEGDEIARQIMRQINHGSKWASHELAEDRGTFDEWDNSKYADPTAYREWFESQTGLDADEWAEGFPIRNHNTTTIAPTGTTSMVGNTTGGCEPIYNVAYYKNVSDDVQGDEMLVEFDDYFLRVLEENGIDVDAVKEEAQEQMADNAFDGVDGLTTVPDAIGELFVTTGDLTPKEHAGIQCACQQGVDSAISKTVNAPNDSTLEDAREVFEYIYEHGGKGVTYYRDGTRSKQVLTTRAQNAEFADMDEGEIVAQIEEVFDGIEGFLEHEAVQEALDQQVESLLEVADGEQPETSPFAEKQSRPDVLHGVTQRIDTGYGKLYVNINEDPERERPFELFANIGNSGGFTASFTEALAKTISTALRSGVDPKEIADELQGIRSPKVAWDKGEQIQSIPDAIGTAMRRYLDDEIDKAYPDQATLEQTAEDEAGSADPNVPETDGGAVTADSSATDAAGTEPSSPGEATDADQQELIDAGENPECPECSSLSLYYSEGCKTCESCGWSEC
- the trpD gene encoding anthranilate phosphoribosyltransferase, producing MQEYIERVTEGEDLTQDEAREAATAVFEDATEAQIGALLAGLRAKGETEAEIAGFAEGMRDAARTIDPDRRPLVDTCGTGGDDYDTINVSTTSTMVAAGAGVPIAKHGNYSVSSSSGSADVLEVAGVDVEAEPPQVEQAIEDDGIGFMLAPVFHPAMKAVIGPRKELGMRTIFNILGPLTNPAGADAQVLGVYDPALVSTIAEALARMDVERAMVVHGSGLDEIAIHGETVVAEVTGSEIEEYTLVPEDIGLTTADIEDVAGGTPEENAEDLRGIVEGTVTGPKQDIILANAGAAIYVAGEADSHEAGVEAAREAIESGDAARKFDELRGEA
- a CDS encoding phosphoribosylanthranilate isomerase, encoding MTRVKVCGITRREDREAVVAAGADAIGVINGVSVDTPREVDDETAAALVAGVPPLVTSVLVTMPEAVQSVARRVETVQPDVVQVHDGLTPTQLGALRRRVDAQLVAVVDAEHAEIEAYADAADALLVDSVDAEGGGGTGETHDWDRTREIVDTLDAPVVLAGGLTPKNVGDAVGTVRPFGVDVASGVEAEGGVKDHDAVRAFVQQAKRADAAAVEAGR
- the trpE gene encoding anthranilate synthase component I, whose protein sequence is MTLDIDRETFVDRATADGPVSVRAVAELSADVEPLAAYAALTGRTADGAPGKGGHTFLLESAEKVASSDPDGAFAPATDDRHARYSFVGYDADAVITVDDETSVEVFDDRIADLVTTDGGDVLDDLRAAMPDVELRGFPDHDRQHLDGGLVGFLAYDAVYDLWLDEVGLDRPDSRFPDAQFALTTTTLRFDHVEETAALVFTPIVRPGEDPRARYDALLDEVERVEAVLDGATDLETGSFVPAHEEAGPRDEYEDAVEHAKESVLSGDIYQGVISRKRELYGEMDPLALYESLRAVNPSPYMYLLDYDGLSIVGASPETLVSVADDRIVSNPIAGTCPRGTSPVEDRRLAGEMLADDKERAEHTMLVDLARNDVRRVAEPGSVRVEEFMNVLKYSHVQHIESTVTGTLDEGADAFDAARATFPAGTLSGAPKIRAMEIIDELERSPRGVYGGGVGYFSWTGDTDFAIVIRSATVEDCDTPAGVDGDRTQRTTVQAGAGIVADSVPGSEYEETENKMGGVLDAVERIRAPAADANEEVSR